From the genome of Azospirillum baldaniorum:
CTATTGGAGGAGCACTTCGGTCCCGAAGCGGTGGAACAGGAAAGTGTCCATAATGACCTTAGCCTCCTATCCCTGATCGACAACATTCCATCTCTGGATGCCTTTCTGCTGAAGACTTACTTCGAAGCGAAGAAAATTCGGCTCGATCAACGTTATTGGCAGATTGCCGCAGAAGAGGAGGCCCAGTTGCGTCGGCTGATCAGCCGGCGAGTGGAGCCAATCGTGCGCAAGGCCGTCAACGATGGTATCGGCAGCGAGGCAATCGTAGGTCGGTTTCTCGACGCCATCTGGAATCCCGACATGGAAGAGGCCGGGCATTTCGTATCGGCCTTCGGCATCGATCACTCCGAAGCCGACGCAATCTTCAGCGCCTGGAAGGGGATCACTTTCTATGAATATCAGCTCCGCCGCATCGCTCCGCGGGTCCGCACCATTATCACGTGGTTGAGATCCCGGGAATGCGTGCCGGCTGACTTGAAAATGCACCGTCCCTACGATGAGCATTTGCTGATGCACATTGACCGGGTGGGGCATATGCTCAACGCCACTCTGCTGGATATCCGCCACATTCTGGGCGAGTACGAGAAGAGCTTCAAAGCGCTGATGAACGGGTCCCCGTCACTGTTCCGCGAGTTTTTGCGCACAATCCATGCGCATTACTGGCTTCTGGGCTATTGCGTGTCGGCGCTGATCAGCGTGGTGCATCTGGACAACCGGTGCATGAAGAACCTGCCGTCCCGTCACGTCGATTTCGAAACGTTGAGCCGCCTGCTGCGCCAGTTCGATGTCGCTCTGGACCGGCGTCGGGAGCAGAAGTCAGCGTTTTGATTGTTCAACACCATGACGACGTCGAGCGATCGCCGCCAACGCTTCTGGGGCAGGAGATGCCCGATGGGGCTGTGCAGTCCAAGCCGGAACCCGAGACGGAGATCCGACAAGCGGGCGTCGCCCTTTATGGTGCGTTCCGTAATCTCCGTCCGGTTCGACCGAGTCCCCGCGCCTTGGCAAGCGCGGAGCAGGACGCTGCGTGGTTTGGAGCGGTCATCGGGTAGTTGTCCGGCAGTTTCCAGCGCGCCCGGTACTCCTCCGGCGACAGGCCATAGACGGTTCGTAGATGGCGCTTTAGCATCTTCAGCCTCCGGCCGTCTTCGAGACAGACGATGTAGTCGGGAGTCACCGAGCGGCGGATCGGCACCGCCGGTTCCCGTACG
Proteins encoded in this window:
- a CDS encoding MucR family transcriptional regulator, which gives rise to MTDVLEQATRIVAAYVRNHRVGVEQVPPLIAAVRRALTTLGTPAEPPNLVREPAVPIRRSVTPDYIVCLEDGRRLKMLKRHLRTVYGLSPEEYRARWKLPDNYPMTAPNHAASCSALAKARGLGRTGRRLRNAP